Proteins from a genomic interval of Bradyrhizobium sp. CCBAU 53340:
- a CDS encoding acetyl-CoA carboxylase biotin carboxylase subunit, with product MRNGSAQHRPFFRVLIANRGEIALRVMRSARRLGLGVVAVYSDADRDALHVKQADQAVRIGEALPAQSYLNIPAIIAAAKASGADAVHPGYGFLAENEEFARGCKDAGLVFIGPSPQAIEAMGNKAGAKEIMKKAGVPIVPGYQGADQSDEVMLAEAGKIGFPVMIKAVAGGGGRGMRLVADAASFPDALRSARSEAKAAFGDPTVILERAIQNPRHIEIQVFGDSHGNAIHLGERDCSVQRRHQKLVEEAPSPAVTPELRAKMGEVAVSAVKALRYEGAGTLEFLLDAGGEFYFMEMNTRLQVEHPVTEAITGLDLVELQLRVARGEPLPVKQQDIKFSGHAIEVRLCSEDAAQDFMPQSGRMARWQVPEGIRVEHALQSGVEIAPFYDSMIAKLISHGATREEARGRLIVGLEQLTALGVTTNQAFLMSCLRHPTFAKGEATTAFIGAHRDELLAPSANAAFDAALAGLLLYVTNPRAPTWRIGRSLAATFPRPAKIEIAGRTLELELTRERDGSYTAATNGRRDKFEIDQLDMDAIRFRHDSVMDSAKFLRDSDRLYVQHRGIPLAVTDLTLAAPKAAVVNGGDGKVRAAMNGRVVTVLVKPGDRVTSGQPVLTLEAMKMEHVHKAGIDGVVAAIDVVEGEQVTTGRIVAEIGAG from the coding sequence ATGAGGAACGGATCAGCGCAGCACAGGCCGTTCTTCAGGGTCTTGATCGCCAATCGCGGTGAGATCGCACTACGCGTGATGCGCAGCGCGCGGCGGCTGGGCTTGGGCGTTGTCGCGGTCTATTCGGATGCGGATCGCGATGCGCTTCATGTCAAGCAGGCCGATCAAGCCGTGCGGATCGGCGAGGCCTTGCCGGCGCAATCCTATCTCAACATCCCCGCGATCATTGCAGCCGCCAAGGCGAGCGGCGCGGATGCCGTGCATCCCGGCTACGGCTTCCTCGCCGAGAACGAGGAGTTTGCGAGAGGCTGCAAGGATGCCGGTCTCGTCTTCATCGGCCCATCGCCGCAGGCGATCGAGGCGATGGGCAACAAGGCCGGCGCCAAGGAGATCATGAAGAAGGCCGGCGTGCCTATCGTGCCCGGCTATCAGGGCGCCGACCAAAGCGACGAGGTCATGCTCGCGGAGGCCGGGAAGATCGGCTTCCCCGTGATGATCAAGGCAGTCGCCGGTGGCGGTGGACGCGGCATGCGGCTCGTCGCCGACGCGGCATCGTTTCCCGATGCGCTCCGCAGCGCGCGGTCGGAGGCCAAGGCCGCATTCGGCGATCCCACCGTCATTCTCGAACGCGCCATCCAGAATCCGCGTCACATCGAGATCCAGGTGTTCGGCGACAGCCATGGCAACGCCATCCATCTCGGCGAGCGCGATTGCTCGGTGCAGCGGCGGCATCAGAAGCTGGTCGAGGAGGCGCCTTCGCCTGCGGTGACGCCGGAGCTGCGCGCGAAGATGGGCGAGGTCGCGGTATCAGCCGTGAAGGCGCTACGCTATGAGGGCGCCGGCACGCTGGAATTCCTGCTCGATGCCGGCGGCGAATTCTACTTCATGGAGATGAATACGCGTCTCCAGGTCGAGCATCCCGTGACCGAGGCGATCACCGGTCTCGACCTTGTCGAACTGCAGCTGCGGGTCGCGCGTGGCGAGCCACTGCCGGTGAAGCAGCAGGACATCAAATTTTCCGGCCACGCAATCGAGGTGCGGCTGTGCTCGGAAGACGCCGCGCAGGACTTCATGCCGCAGTCCGGCCGCATGGCGCGCTGGCAGGTGCCTGAAGGCATTCGCGTCGAGCACGCGCTGCAATCGGGCGTGGAGATCGCGCCGTTCTACGATTCCATGATCGCCAAGCTGATCAGCCATGGTGCCACGCGCGAAGAGGCGAGGGGGCGGTTGATCGTCGGACTGGAGCAACTGACTGCGCTTGGTGTAACCACCAACCAGGCGTTCCTGATGTCGTGCCTGCGTCATCCTACCTTTGCCAAAGGCGAGGCGACGACGGCCTTCATCGGTGCGCATCGCGACGAACTGCTGGCGCCCTCGGCCAATGCCGCATTCGACGCGGCACTCGCGGGCCTATTGCTCTACGTCACCAATCCGCGCGCGCCGACATGGCGGATCGGCCGGAGTCTGGCGGCGACGTTCCCGCGACCTGCGAAGATCGAGATTGCCGGCCGCACGCTTGAGCTCGAGCTCACCCGCGAGCGCGACGGCAGTTACACTGCCGCCACCAACGGCCGCCGCGACAAATTCGAGATCGACCAGCTCGATATGGACGCCATCCGCTTCCGCCACGACAGCGTGATGGACAGCGCAAAATTCCTGCGGGACAGCGATCGGCTGTACGTTCAGCACCGCGGCATCCCGCTCGCGGTCACAGATCTCACGCTCGCTGCGCCGAAGGCTGCTGTAGTCAACGGCGGCGACGGCAAGGTCCGCGCCGCCATGAACGGCCGCGTCGTGACCGTCCTGGTCAAGCCGGGCGACCGCGTCACATCAGGCCAGCCGGTGCTGACGCTGGAAGCGATGAAGATGGAGCACGTCCACAAGGCCGGGATCGACGGCGTGGTTGCCGCGATCGACGTCGTCGAGGGCGAGCAGGTGACGACGGGCAGGATCGTGGCAGAGATCGGGGCGGGGTAG
- a CDS encoding acyl-CoA carboxylase subunit beta, translating to MSILENTVSPGSAAYHANRKGMLGLIDRMRALEERTRAASAAAKDRFHKRGQLLPRERVALVLDPGAPFIELSTLAGYMFDVPDADKSVPGGGVIAGIGFVSGIRCMVSASDSGIDAGALQPFGLDKTLRVQELALENKLPYVQLVESAGANLLRYRVEDFVRGGNIFRNLARLSAAGLPVVTVTHGSSTAGGAYQTGLSDYIVMVRGRTRAFLAGPPLLKAATGEIATEEELGGAEMHTEISGLGDYLAEDDRDALRIAREIMAALQWERPGRAAPEFKPPRYDQDELLGIMPMDHKRTVDMKQVIARIIDDSDFTEMAPNYGPATVCGHARIEGQAIGIITNNGPLDPAGANKATHFIQACCQTRTPILYLNNTTGYMVGKSYEEAGMIKHGSKMIQAVTSATVPQITIYCGASFGAGNYGMCGRGFHPRFCFSWPNAKTAVMGGEQAAETMAIVTEAAAARRGKPIEKDKLEAMKAQIVGVFDGQMDVFATSARVLDDGVIDPRDTRAVLSEVLAICREGDARTPQRMQFSVARP from the coding sequence ATGTCCATTCTCGAAAACACCGTCTCCCCCGGCAGCGCTGCCTACCACGCCAACCGCAAAGGCATGCTCGGCCTGATCGATCGCATGCGTGCGCTGGAAGAACGCACGCGCGCCGCATCCGCCGCTGCAAAGGATCGCTTCCACAAGCGCGGCCAGCTGCTGCCGCGCGAGCGCGTCGCGCTGGTGCTCGATCCCGGCGCGCCCTTCATCGAGCTGTCGACGCTCGCCGGCTACATGTTCGACGTGCCGGATGCGGACAAGAGCGTGCCCGGCGGCGGCGTCATCGCCGGCATCGGCTTCGTCTCGGGCATCCGCTGCATGGTCAGCGCCAGTGATTCCGGCATCGATGCCGGCGCGCTGCAGCCTTTCGGCCTCGACAAGACGTTGCGGGTGCAGGAGCTGGCGCTGGAGAACAAGCTGCCTTACGTGCAACTGGTCGAAAGCGCGGGCGCCAATCTGCTGCGTTACCGCGTCGAGGATTTTGTCCGCGGCGGCAACATCTTTCGCAATCTGGCGCGCCTCTCTGCGGCGGGTCTGCCGGTCGTCACCGTCACGCATGGTTCTTCGACCGCAGGCGGCGCCTACCAGACCGGTCTGTCCGACTACATCGTCATGGTCCGCGGCCGCACCCGCGCGTTCCTCGCAGGGCCGCCGCTGCTGAAGGCCGCGACCGGTGAGATCGCGACCGAGGAGGAGCTCGGCGGGGCCGAGATGCACACCGAAATCTCCGGCCTCGGCGACTATCTCGCCGAGGACGACCGCGACGCGCTGCGGATCGCGCGCGAGATTATGGCGGCGCTGCAGTGGGAGAGACCGGGCCGGGCGGCGCCGGAGTTCAAGCCGCCACGCTACGATCAGGACGAGCTGCTCGGCATCATGCCGATGGACCACAAGCGCACCGTCGATATGAAGCAGGTGATCGCGCGCATCATCGACGATTCCGATTTCACCGAGATGGCGCCGAATTACGGTCCGGCCACCGTTTGCGGCCATGCCCGCATCGAGGGCCAGGCCATTGGCATCATCACCAACAATGGTCCGCTCGATCCTGCCGGCGCCAACAAGGCGACGCATTTCATCCAGGCCTGCTGCCAGACCCGCACGCCGATCCTCTACCTCAACAACACCACCGGCTACATGGTCGGCAAATCTTACGAAGAAGCCGGCATGATCAAGCACGGCTCCAAGATGATCCAGGCGGTGACGTCAGCAACCGTGCCGCAGATCACGATCTATTGCGGCGCCTCGTTCGGTGCCGGCAATTACGGCATGTGCGGCCGCGGCTTCCATCCGCGCTTCTGCTTCTCCTGGCCGAACGCCAAGACGGCCGTGATGGGCGGCGAGCAGGCCGCCGAGACCATGGCGATCGTCACCGAAGCCGCTGCCGCGCGCCGCGGCAAGCCGATCGAGAAGGACAAGCTGGAGGCCATGAAAGCGCAGATCGTCGGAGTGTTCGACGGCCAGATGGACGTGTTCGCAACCAGCGCCCGCGTGCTCGACGACGGCGTGATCGATCCGCGCGACACCCGCGCGGTCTTGTCCGAAGTGCTTGCGATCTGCCGCGAGGGCGATGCACGCACACCCCAGCGCATGCAGTTCTCGGTGGCCCGCCCATGA
- a CDS encoding 3-keto-5-aminohexanoate cleavage protein, whose amino-acid sequence MSDKAVITCALNGVLTDPKQHNVPVTPEQMAREAKAAFDAGASIMHIHLRQQAPGKGHLPSWEVSVSKEIQQAIREACPGVIINHTSGVSGPNYSGALDCIRETRPEIAACNAGSLNYLKVKADNTWAWPPMMFDNAVEKVKDYLDVMNAVGTIPEFECFDVGIVRCVGMYHQVGMYKGPLEYNFVMGVASGMPSDPELLPILLKLKRPEAHWQVTAIGREEIWPLHQRCAELGGHLRTGLEDAFYLADGKKVTSNGQLIEAIAACARRAGREIASPAEARKIFGTNR is encoded by the coding sequence ATGAGCGACAAGGCCGTCATCACCTGCGCGCTGAATGGCGTGCTCACCGACCCGAAGCAGCACAACGTCCCTGTCACGCCGGAGCAGATGGCGCGCGAGGCCAAGGCTGCGTTCGACGCGGGCGCGTCCATCATGCATATCCATCTGCGCCAGCAGGCGCCGGGCAAGGGCCATCTGCCGTCCTGGGAGGTCAGCGTCAGCAAGGAAATCCAGCAGGCGATCCGCGAAGCCTGCCCCGGCGTCATCATCAACCATACCTCAGGCGTCTCAGGGCCGAACTATTCCGGCGCGCTCGACTGCATCCGCGAGACCAGGCCCGAGATCGCCGCCTGCAACGCCGGCTCGCTGAATTATCTCAAGGTGAAGGCCGACAACACCTGGGCCTGGCCGCCGATGATGTTCGACAACGCCGTCGAGAAGGTGAAGGACTATCTCGACGTCATGAATGCGGTCGGTACCATTCCAGAGTTCGAATGCTTCGACGTCGGCATCGTGCGTTGTGTCGGCATGTACCACCAGGTCGGCATGTATAAGGGCCCGCTCGAATACAACTTCGTGATGGGCGTCGCCTCTGGCATGCCCTCGGATCCGGAGCTGCTGCCGATCCTGCTCAAGCTGAAGCGCCCCGAGGCGCATTGGCAGGTCACGGCCATCGGCCGCGAAGAGATCTGGCCGCTGCACCAGCGCTGCGCCGAGCTCGGCGGCCACCTGCGCACGGGCCTCGAGGACGCTTTCTATCTCGCCGACGGCAAGAAGGTGACGTCGAACGGCCAGCTGATCGAGGCCATCGCTGCCTGCGCAAGACGTGCGGGCCGCGAGATCGCCAGCCCCGCCGAGGCGCGGAAGATCTTTGGGACGAATCGCTGA
- a CDS encoding helix-turn-helix domain-containing protein: MEDKGRESDHLMLITPERVFYAGLLGRPRKRTPGCCHVYVAVKGSLHLTIDDVLASAELFVTLPNQRHSIASDYRTAISVTLEPESMPDGVLEDLAQRLMGPDRAAYARKILTAYALLRQRRYGDITTAEFDEMCFGEALPRRVLDPRVTRAVARIERFSGEPVTADTCAAEAGLSASRFLHLFKEETGISFRSFRAWKRARHLLHFANQDLNLAHLAQDIGYPDSTHFSHSIRRFYGLKPRAIFVGSRDLAIYRSSETVRLAEAS; the protein is encoded by the coding sequence ATGGAAGACAAAGGTCGCGAATCCGACCATTTGATGCTGATCACGCCGGAGCGGGTCTTCTATGCCGGTTTGCTCGGCAGGCCCCGCAAGCGGACCCCAGGTTGCTGTCACGTCTATGTCGCGGTGAAGGGCAGCCTGCATCTGACCATCGACGACGTTCTCGCCTCTGCCGAGTTGTTCGTCACCCTGCCGAACCAGCGGCATTCCATCGCCAGCGACTACCGCACCGCAATCAGCGTCACGCTCGAGCCCGAAAGCATGCCGGACGGTGTGCTGGAAGATCTGGCCCAGCGGCTGATGGGGCCTGACCGGGCCGCCTACGCCCGCAAGATCCTCACGGCCTATGCGCTGCTACGACAGCGCCGCTATGGCGATATCACCACTGCCGAATTCGACGAGATGTGCTTTGGCGAGGCGCTGCCGCGCCGCGTGCTCGATCCGCGCGTCACGCGCGCGGTCGCCCGCATCGAGCGTTTTTCCGGCGAGCCGGTGACGGCGGATACCTGCGCGGCCGAAGCGGGCCTCTCCGCCTCGCGCTTCCTGCATCTGTTCAAGGAAGAGACCGGCATTTCGTTCCGCTCCTTCCGCGCCTGGAAGCGCGCACGCCACCTGCTGCATTTCGCCAACCAGGACCTCAATCTCGCCCATCTCGCGCAGGACATCGGCTATCCCGATAGCACCCATTTCAGCCACTCGATCCGCCGCTTCTATGGCCTCAAGCCGCGCGCGATCTTCGTCGGTTCGCGGGATCTTGCGATCTATCGCAGCAGCGAGACCGTGCGGCTCGCGGAGGCGAGCTAG
- a CDS encoding glutathione S-transferase family protein, with protein sequence MITLYHCDAARSFRPLWMLEEMGLPYELKMLPFPPRVFAKEYLALNPLGTIPFMVDGETRMTESSGICHYLGVKYGPTPLMVGPEDPAYGAFLNWMYFSDATLTFPQTLVLRYTQLEPEERRNPQVATDYAKWFLGRLRAVEAATANAETLCADRFTAADIVIGYALRLAGSIGLAKDFGPNVAAYWARLQQRDGFKRAVAAEQKAGVEQNVAPRVRA encoded by the coding sequence ATGATCACGCTCTATCATTGCGACGCCGCGCGCTCGTTCCGTCCGCTCTGGATGCTGGAGGAGATGGGGCTCCCCTATGAGCTGAAGATGCTGCCATTCCCGCCGCGCGTCTTCGCCAAGGAGTATCTCGCGCTCAATCCGCTCGGCACGATTCCCTTCATGGTCGACGGCGAGACCAGGATGACGGAGTCGTCAGGCATCTGCCACTATCTCGGGGTCAAATACGGACCGACGCCGCTGATGGTCGGTCCCGAGGATCCAGCCTATGGCGCCTTCCTGAACTGGATGTATTTCAGCGACGCGACGTTAACCTTCCCGCAAACGCTGGTGCTCCGCTACACCCAGCTCGAGCCGGAGGAGCGTCGCAATCCGCAGGTCGCCACCGACTATGCCAAATGGTTCTTGGGGCGCCTGCGGGCCGTCGAGGCCGCGACAGCGAATGCGGAAACCTTGTGCGCCGATCGCTTCACCGCCGCTGACATTGTCATCGGTTACGCGCTCCGCCTGGCCGGCAGTATCGGTCTCGCCAAGGATTTCGGCCCGAATGTCGCAGCCTATTGGGCGCGCCTGCAGCAACGTGACGGCTTCAAGCGTGCGGTTGCTGCGGAGCAGAAGGCCGGCGTTGAACAGAATGTTGCGCCGCGTGTGAGGGCGTAA
- a CDS encoding acyl-CoA dehydrogenase family protein, with amino-acid sequence MLFTADHDDIRRSLQKFIANEINPHVDDWEKADIFPAHELFKKMGSLGFLGLNKPVEFGGSGLDYSYALMMAEELGAITCGGVPMAIGVQTDMATPALARFGSDEVRREFLSPSISGDYVACIGVSEPGAGSDVASIKTSARSDGDDYLITGGKMWITNGTQADWICLLANTGDGPVHRNKSLICVPMKSKGVTVARKLDKMGMRSSDTAQIFFDNVRVPKRNRIGEEGKGFTYQMIQFQEERLWGAAACLKAHEYIIDQTIEYTRNRKAFGQSILDNQVVHFKLAEMQTEVELLRALIYRAAEQLVAGEDVTRLATMAKLKAGRLGRELTDACLQYWGGMGFTNETPVSRAYRDSRLTSIGGGADEVMLMVLCKMMGTLPGSKGNSR; translated from the coding sequence ATGCTATTCACCGCCGACCACGACGATATCCGTCGCTCCTTACAAAAGTTCATCGCCAACGAGATCAATCCTCATGTCGATGACTGGGAGAAGGCCGACATCTTCCCGGCGCATGAGCTGTTCAAGAAGATGGGCAGCCTTGGCTTTCTCGGGTTGAACAAGCCGGTCGAGTTCGGCGGTTCCGGTCTCGATTATTCCTATGCCCTGATGATGGCGGAGGAACTCGGCGCCATCACCTGCGGCGGCGTGCCGATGGCGATCGGGGTGCAGACCGACATGGCAACGCCGGCGCTGGCGCGGTTCGGCTCGGATGAGGTGCGCCGCGAATTCCTCAGCCCGTCGATCTCCGGCGACTATGTCGCCTGTATCGGCGTCTCCGAGCCTGGCGCAGGCTCGGACGTCGCCTCGATCAAGACCAGCGCACGCTCCGACGGCGACGACTACCTCATCACTGGCGGCAAGATGTGGATCACCAATGGCACCCAGGCCGACTGGATCTGCCTGCTCGCCAACACCGGCGATGGTCCCGTTCACCGCAACAAATCGCTGATTTGCGTGCCCATGAAGAGCAAGGGCGTCACCGTCGCGCGAAAACTCGACAAGATGGGCATGCGTTCATCGGATACCGCGCAGATATTCTTCGACAATGTTCGCGTGCCCAAGCGCAACCGGATCGGCGAGGAAGGCAAGGGCTTCACCTACCAGATGATCCAGTTTCAGGAGGAGCGGCTCTGGGGCGCGGCCGCCTGCCTCAAGGCGCACGAATACATCATCGATCAGACCATCGAATACACCCGCAACCGCAAAGCCTTTGGCCAGAGCATTCTCGACAATCAGGTCGTGCACTTCAAGCTTGCGGAGATGCAGACCGAGGTCGAACTGCTGCGCGCGCTGATCTATCGCGCCGCCGAGCAGCTCGTCGCCGGCGAGGATGTCACAAGGCTTGCTACCATGGCCAAGCTCAAGGCCGGCCGTCTCGGCCGCGAGCTCACCGACGCCTGCTTGCAATATTGGGGCGGAATGGGCTTTACCAACGAGACGCCGGTCAGCCGCGCCTATCGCGACAGCCGCCTGACCTCGATCGGCGGCGGCGCCGACGAGGTCATGCTGATGGTCCTGTGCAAGATGATGGGTACGCTGCCCGGCAGCAAAGGAAATTCCCGATGA
- a CDS encoding acyl-CoA dehydrogenase family protein, which produces MKSPFYTAEHDTFRDVMRRFVDKEITPFAHEWDEAGEFPRALYRKAAEIGLLGLGFPEEYGGIAADQFMKIVASQELARAGAGGVSASLMSHTIGSPPIARAARPEVKVRVLPQVLAGEKISALAITEPGGGSDVANLRTRARRDGDHYVVSGEKTFITSGMRADYLTVAVRTGGEGAGGVSLLLIEGDTPGLSRTKLKKMGWWASDTATLHFDDCRVPAENLIGEEGHGFKIIMQNFNSERMGMAAGCTAFARVCLDEAIAYAKERKTFGKPLAQHQVIRHKIVDMAQKVAASQAMLEMLAWRLGQGESPVAEICMMKNQATQTMAFCASEAVQIFGGAGFMRGIKAERIYREVKVNAIGGGTEEIMKDLASRQMGL; this is translated from the coding sequence ATGAAGAGCCCGTTTTATACCGCCGAGCATGACACCTTCCGCGACGTCATGCGCCGCTTCGTCGACAAGGAGATTACCCCGTTCGCCCATGAATGGGACGAGGCCGGCGAATTTCCCCGCGCGCTCTATCGCAAGGCGGCCGAGATCGGGCTGCTGGGGCTCGGATTCCCCGAGGAATATGGCGGGATCGCCGCCGACCAGTTCATGAAGATCGTGGCGAGCCAGGAACTGGCGCGGGCCGGCGCCGGCGGCGTCAGCGCCAGTTTGATGAGCCACACCATCGGCTCGCCGCCGATCGCACGCGCCGCGCGGCCGGAGGTCAAGGTGCGCGTGCTGCCGCAGGTGCTGGCAGGCGAGAAGATTTCCGCGCTTGCCATCACCGAGCCGGGCGGTGGATCTGATGTCGCGAACCTCCGCACAAGGGCCCGGCGCGACGGCGATCACTACGTCGTGAGCGGCGAGAAGACCTTCATCACATCAGGGATGCGCGCCGATTATCTGACCGTTGCAGTGCGTACCGGTGGCGAAGGCGCAGGCGGTGTCAGCCTGCTGCTGATCGAGGGCGACACACCGGGCCTGTCACGCACCAAGCTGAAGAAGATGGGCTGGTGGGCTTCCGACACCGCGACGCTGCATTTCGATGACTGCCGCGTCCCGGCCGAGAACCTGATCGGCGAGGAAGGTCACGGCTTCAAGATCATCATGCAGAATTTCAACAGCGAGCGGATGGGCATGGCGGCGGGCTGCACGGCGTTCGCGCGCGTCTGTCTCGATGAAGCGATCGCTTACGCAAAGGAGCGCAAGACCTTCGGCAAGCCGCTCGCCCAGCACCAGGTCATCAGGCACAAGATCGTCGACATGGCGCAGAAGGTCGCCGCCTCGCAGGCGATGCTGGAAATGCTGGCCTGGCGGCTGGGGCAGGGCGAGAGCCCGGTCGCCGAAATCTGCATGATGAAGAACCAGGCGACCCAGACCATGGCGTTCTGCGCCTCGGAGGCGGTGCAGATCTTTGGCGGCGCCGGCTTCATGCGCGGCATCAAGGCCGAGCGGATCTACCGCGAGGTCAAGGTCAACGCCATCGGCGGCGGTACCGAGGAGATCATGAAAGATCTGGCGTCGCGGCAGATGGGGTTGTGA
- a CDS encoding long-chain fatty acid--CoA ligase: MAVRYYDWIAHHARRAPGKVAAVDLAGERRFTYAQLNSRVSRLASFLRHTLKVSRGDRVAVLALNTTDTLEVQFACGRLGAVFVPLNTRLTVPELQFITGDCAPDVMIHDADLAETALTVAKLCNVPTSLRLGPGETYEAGVASAKPLEHAEEVTLDDISTIMYTSGTTGHPKGATITHGMTFWNCVNLGGPACIGPSSVLLTVLPLFHTGGLNCYTNPVLHAGGTVMIMRAFDPGTALDLINDPAQGINAFFGVPAIYQFMAQHPAFATTDLSRLIVCGVGGAPMPVPLLKVWEARGVALQQGYGMTETSPAVLVLDREDAARKAGSAGKPVLHTEVRIVRPDGSDADVGELGELWVKGPNITPGYWNRPEANKTSFTDGWLHTGDATRVDEEGFFYIVDRWKDMYISGGENVYPAEVENVLHQLTAIAEAAVIGIPDPQWGEVGLAIIAVKPGQRLTETDVFAHCAANLARFKCPRQIRFVDALPRNATGKIHKPTLRKEFSAASEVDKKVANA, encoded by the coding sequence TTGGCCGTTCGCTATTACGACTGGATCGCCCATCACGCGCGTCGCGCGCCCGGCAAGGTCGCGGCCGTCGATCTCGCCGGCGAACGCCGCTTCACTTATGCGCAGCTTAACTCCCGCGTGTCGCGGCTCGCCTCCTTCCTCCGCCATACGCTGAAAGTCTCGCGCGGCGACCGCGTCGCGGTGCTGGCGCTGAACACCACCGATACGCTAGAGGTGCAGTTCGCCTGCGGACGGCTGGGTGCTGTCTTCGTCCCGCTGAACACGCGACTCACCGTTCCCGAGCTCCAGTTCATCACCGGCGACTGCGCGCCTGACGTGATGATCCATGACGCTGATCTGGCCGAGACGGCGCTCACCGTGGCAAAACTCTGCAACGTGCCAACGAGTCTGCGGCTCGGCCCCGGCGAGACCTACGAGGCCGGCGTCGCTTCTGCAAAGCCGCTGGAGCATGCCGAAGAGGTCACGCTCGATGACATCTCGACCATCATGTACACGTCGGGCACGACGGGGCATCCGAAGGGCGCGACCATCACCCATGGCATGACGTTCTGGAATTGCGTCAATCTCGGCGGCCCCGCCTGCATCGGGCCATCCTCGGTGCTGCTCACCGTGCTGCCGCTGTTTCATACCGGCGGGCTGAATTGCTACACCAATCCGGTGCTGCATGCCGGCGGCACCGTGATGATCATGCGCGCCTTCGATCCCGGCACCGCGCTCGACCTGATCAACGATCCCGCGCAGGGCATCAACGCGTTCTTCGGCGTGCCCGCAATCTACCAGTTCATGGCGCAGCATCCGGCCTTCGCGACCACGGACCTGAGCAGGCTCATCGTTTGCGGTGTCGGCGGCGCACCGATGCCGGTGCCGCTCTTGAAGGTCTGGGAAGCGCGCGGCGTCGCGTTGCAGCAGGGCTACGGCATGACCGAGACGTCACCGGCCGTGCTGGTGCTCGATCGCGAGGACGCGGCCCGCAAGGCCGGCTCTGCCGGCAAGCCGGTGCTGCACACGGAGGTGCGCATTGTCCGCCCCGACGGCAGCGATGCCGATGTCGGCGAACTCGGCGAACTCTGGGTCAAGGGGCCGAACATCACGCCGGGCTACTGGAACAGGCCGGAGGCCAACAAGACGTCCTTCACCGACGGCTGGCTGCATACGGGTGATGCGACGCGTGTCGATGAAGAAGGCTTCTTCTACATCGTCGATCGCTGGAAGGACATGTATATCTCCGGCGGCGAGAACGTCTATCCGGCCGAGGTCGAGAACGTCCTGCACCAGCTGACTGCCATCGCCGAAGCCGCGGTGATCGGCATTCCCGACCCGCAATGGGGCGAGGTTGGCCTTGCCATCATCGCGGTGAAGCCAGGCCAGCGGCTGACGGAGACCGACGTCTTCGCGCATTGCGCGGCCAATCTGGCGCGCTTCAAATGCCCGCGCCAGATCCGCTTCGTCGATGCGCTGCCGCGCAACGCCACCGGCAAGATCCACAAGCCTACCTTGCGCAAGGAATTCTCGGCAGCTTCCGAAGTCGACAAGAAAGTCGCCAACGCCTGA